The DNA region CGACGCATGGCTGGACAAATTTGTGACCCGAACAGCCCCGATCCCCACTGGCAAGCTCCTGATGACCTTGAACGAGGCTGTGGCGCAAAGCTTTTCGTATAAGCGTCGATCCTCTCGCGGAACGCAAACACCTGCCGAAACCATCATGAGGCAGGAAGGCACTTGCCGTGACTTCGCACTTCTCATGATGGAAGCTGCTCGCAGTCTTGGTTTCGCGGCTCGCTTCGTAACTGGCTATGTCTATTTACACGACCGGGACGGCCCTCTGCGTCTCGGAGGCGGGTCGACACACGTGTGGTGTCAGATCTACGTGCCTGGGTCGGGTTGGGTCGAATTCGATCCCACAAACGGCATTGTAGGCAACCGCGATCTTATTAGAGTCGGGGTATCCCGGACGCCTGCGCAAGCAGTCCCACTTTCAGGAAGCTTTTGGGGCGACGCTGAGGACGAATTGGAAATGGAAGTCTCGGTGAATGTCAAAACTGGCTGATGTGCGCCACGTTGCTCCCGAGAGACTATAATGTTTCAGCCAGCCGGACAGTTCTTGTACGCTTAATATCCAACCGGCGGAGCCATACTTGAGTAGCGACACTTGAGCAAGGACTCGGGCGTTCTGAAGTCAAGGCCCTTGCGTGCGGCGCTGTTGTAAGGCAGCGACGAGTTTCACGATACCGACTAGTCGAGAGAGTTGATAGATCAGTCTTTCGCAGGATGCGGCGCATTTCGCCCGATGGCATTCTCGAGGCCGCCCCTCTGCCAGGATGCGTGGAGATCGCAGAAGAAGTTCTCGTCACCTTTTATCCGCGGCTAGCTGCTAGTGGGTGGTAGGCCGCCCGGCTCTTACAGTTGGCCCTATCCCCGGGATAGGATCAGCGGCAAATCTTGAAACGGTCGTCGCGCTTGAGAGACGATGCTCGATCGAGAAATATGGCAATCGGTGGACATCACTGACCATTCCAACTGACCAACGTCCCGCATGTGTTGGAACCAGTGATCAGTGTTGTGTTAGGTTTTAGATTGCCGATTGGTACCCCAAGAAATCACCTGGCAAGAGACTGTGCGCTTTTTCACAAGACGCTGGACGAGACGTGCACCAGCTGATTCGACAATTGCGCATTGCAAGATCGCGCGCTCCAGCGATGTCATTCGGACGTCCGGCCACTTGATACCAAGTTGGGGAAACGCCTGCCCCTTCAATCTGCGTTCAATCAAGGTCACGGCGTAGTGGGTAACGTCGATTCCGATCCACTTCCGCTTCAGCCTTCCGCAGCTTCAACCATCGTGCCGCAGCCGCAGGATGGATCTAGGATCGTATCACCTTCATTAGAGGCCGCAGCGATGATCCTTTCCAATAATCCTGTCGGTTTTTGTGTCGGACAACCGAGACGCTCTTGGTGTGCCCGCAAGCCTGAATTGAGTCGTTTAAAGCGAACTTTGAGTCGGCTGGCGGCCCGTTCGTGCAACGCTGGTCACGTCCCTTGTTCCGCGTCAAAGCTGAAACGCGACGCTGCCCCGGGCAAATAGACCATCAGCGACGAGCCAATGATCAGGAATGACGACCCGTCTTCCAGATGTCTTGAGCGTTGGCGTAGCGACGCCAAGTTGCGGACTCCTCGTCCTGTCGTGCCCGACGGCTGTAGCCATGGCAAGGACGTTCTGATTTAAGAAAAACTCCGTAGCACCGATCGTGAGAGCGAGATTGGCGCTGACCCGATTAGGAAACTTACGCCCCTTGTCGCCTCCCAGCCCTGCCCAGCCGAACCATCGCAACGGAGTCTCGGTCGCGATTAGCATCCAGAATTCGCGAAGTCGATCCACCCCCCTCTTTGGCGGATTGCCTGCAATAATGGCTGAGTTGATCGCGCCAAAAATGTTGGCGACGCCGAGGCCGCCGGGCACGCGGTGCAGCCAGGCATGCAGCGCCGAGCAGAGATCCTGGCCGAGCGCGCCTCCTCCTTGCAGCACCAAGGCCACGCACTCGAACGGCAGTTGGCGCTGGCTCGATTCCACCTTCGCACTGGTCCGGAAATTCATGGTTTGCTCCGGCGTCGCAGGATTGGAATTACCAGGGCTAAAGGGACCAAAGGTCCTCCTGGCGCTGGCATTCGCCTTCGTTTAGCCGCTGCGCCACATCTTCCGCCATTGCCGGCGTCGGAAGAGATGCGATCAACCTTCCATCCTTGCCTACGATCACGTTTTCCACCATGGCTACTGGGGATTCGTTGGACAGGAGAAGATAACGATCGTGACCATGTCGGATGGTAGAAAATCGAACGCCCGCCTCACCTGCTCGACCAACCATGACAATGCTGAATCATGACTTATCCTCCGCAACGTCGCCCGTTCCCGGTCACTCCGGTACCAGCACGTCAAAAGTGTTAAGGGTGACGGAGACCATGCAATAAAGGCCGACGAGATAGGATAACTCTGCCGCACCCTTCTCACCGAATTCCTTTTCGGCCGCTCTGGAAGTCAATTCCGGCACGACCCCGCCGTTTACCAGCCGTCTGGTCGCAAAAGTCGACAGGGCCGCCGTCCAGGACGGCTTCCACCTCTATCTGCACGGGTTCTTCGTGACCGACGATGCGAGTGGACCATCGTGCAGCAGGGCATGAATGGGGACAAGAAGCAGGCGCGCCGCTACCATTGGCATTCCGAAAACCTGAAGAGCTTCGTAGACAAGCCGCACAGCGCGATCGAGGCGAGATCGTCAACTTGACGGACAAGCGTGCGGAAATCTCGCGCGCCAGGCAACTCGACCTCTTGGACGATTTGGGTCCGGATCGCATCGTTTCCGAGTTGGCGGCTCTTACGGGCGAGGTGCCAGCACAACCTTTGCTGCCCCACCTCATCATGCCGGCGCATCACGACGCGCGATCGAGCGACGTTTTTACGCGGCGGCTGCACGGCACGCTCGCCGCTGCGGCCGAGCGGGGGCCGGTCGACTTTCCAGACCTGCTGCTGACGCCCGGCGTCGGTGCGCGCACGGTGCGCTCGCTCGCGATGGTGGCGGAGGTCGTGCACGGGGCGCCCTATCGCTTCCGGGATCCGGCGCGGTTCTCGCTGGCGCACGGCGGCAAGGACCGGCATTCCTACCCGGTCCCCATCAAGGTCTACGACGAGACCATCCGTGTCATGAAGTCGGCCGTCCCGAACGTAATCAGCGACCGAAAAAATCAACAAAAACAATAAAGCTCGATCCTGATTGACCACCGTTATCGTTGTTTGTTCACGGGGTTTCGGTGGTCAATCGGTGGTCAGCGCATGATCGCACCTATCGCGACGGGCCGTCTTAGAGCTCTCCATTGGTAATGGAAAGCTTCGACAGTCCAATCCTGCCTCGCAACTGACCGTCCAAGTTAACCGTTGCCCTGCGTCAAAGCATACCGGTACTTTCCTCGTCCCCCCGCCCTAGCGACTTCCCTCAAGTTGGATTCGACGAAGCAAGTGGGACGGCATCTATCTCGGTCGGCGCAAGGAAGGCGACCTGGTCTACTTCGGCAAAGTTGACTACGGCTTCGATAAGGTCTCCGCAGCCGATCTGCAAAGGCCGCTGAAGCCGCTGATCAGGAGGACGCAGCCCTACGCGAAGCGGATCGCCCACAAGGGTATCTGGGTGGAGTGAAGCTCTCGCCTCGGGCCAAGTGGGCGGAAGGAAAGGTGAGACACCCGTTTAGGGGTTGCGCGACGATCGTTGATCACGCAAGCCTGCCCGGTGCTATCCTGCTATCCCGCTTCTACCAGGAGCCTACCTGATCGGTTTCACCGGCCGCGGTGCCTTCGTGAACACTCGATCCACGATGGACAGAGCTCCGCCGCCAGGTCAGGAAAACAAATTTCCTGCCTTCTGGCGAAGCGTGCTCATGGAATCGGCGTAAGGAAGCGCGCCGTAACTCACACGGGCGACGCCAAGTTTCGCGAGCTCATCGTTCGACGGCACGCCATCCATCACCATGACGTTGACCGGAATCGGCGTCTCAGAGGCGAGCCGGCGAATATGGTCGGGCACGCTGACGCCCGGTACGAAGAAACCCGACGCGCCCGCGTTCGCATAGGCCTTTCCGCGCCTCAAAGCCTCTTCGACATCGTCTCCGTTTCCGAGATAGACGTCCGTGCGCGCGTTGATGAAGAGCGGAATGCCTTTGCGATCGGCCACATCGCGAATAGCCGAGATGCGGCTCGCCTGGCGATCGACGCCGTAAAGTCCCTTTCCTTTGACCACCCGGTCTTCGAAGTTGATCCCGACGATTCCGAGATCGAGAATTCTCTCGATGTTCTGGGCCAACCCGCCGTTGTCTTCGCTGTAGCCACCCTCGAAGTCCATCGTGACCGGTTTGTCGATGGTGGCGACGATTCGGGAGACGATCTGTTCCGCCATGGCGATAGGAAGGTCCTCACCGTCCTTGAAGCCCTGCGCGGCGGCGACAGCCCAGCTGCTGGTCGCGATCGCCTTCGCGCCGGCGTCGGCGATGGCCTTCGCGCTGCCCGCATCCCAGGCGTTGTACAGAACCATCGGTCGTCCCTTGACGTGAAGCGCTGCGAACACTTTCGCTTTCTCGATCTGGCTCATGTTCCTATCCTGTCTTGCTTTGGTTGCGGGTTATCGAGCGGCGAAGGCCGGTGCTTCGGCGCGCTCGGCTTTCTTGTCGGAAGAAGCTCCCGCCGCGATCAGGCGATGGACGATCTCGGCAACGATCAGCGCGCCGACGTAGAGAACCATGCTGATCCATCCGATGCTTTGCGCACCGATCAACGTCAAGCTAGCGCCGCCGATGACACCTGCGGAAGCAACGCCGACGTAGGTGGCCGACGTATTGAGGCCGAGCACGATCGGGACAGCCGTTGGCATGATGGACACCAGCCGATGCTGCTGTGCCGCGAGTTGGCCCCAGCTTGTCGCGCCGTGGACTACGACGGCGACGATGGCCGTGGCGAGAGCGGCGCTGGTCCAGGACAGCGTCGCCGTGACCGCGATCAGTGCGACCGACATGACGACCAGGACTTTTCGCGTGCCGATCGTATCGACCAGCCGGCCTCCGACGAGGTTCATCACGGTACCCGATACGCCCCACAGAACCAGCAGGAGGCCGAGGATCAGCGTATTGCCGTGCGTAACGCGCCCGAAGATGACCGCAAAATACGTGTAGAGGGCGAAGTTGCCGGCCTGGAAGAAGAACGTGGTGAGGAGCGTCAGCCCGATGCGGCGATCCGCGAACGGCGCCAGGCGCTGCTTCAGCGAGATCGACGGCGGCGTCGGGATGTCCTTCAGCGACACTGTGATGCCCAGAGCCGCGACGACGCTGATCGCCGAAACGAACACCATCGTCCAGCGCCAATCGGCAAGTCCGCCGATCAGCGTGCCGATCGGCGAACCGAGAGCGGTCGAGAAGGTGAGCCCGGCGATCACGATGGAGAGCGCGAAGCCCCGCTTTTCCGGCGGCATCAGGCTGGCGCCGGACCCGGTGGCGGTCGGCGCGTAGATGGCGGCTCCCAGCCCCGCGAGCGCGCGAGCGACCAGTGCGAAAGCGAAGTTAGGCGCCCAAGCGGTCGCAAGGTTGGCGAAAATGAAGATCCCAAGACCGGAGAGCATCAGTTTCTTGCGCTCGACATGCGCGAAGACGGCCGCAGCCGTCGGCGACAGCAGCGCGTAGGCGATCGCATAGACGGTAGTGAGCTGCCCAGCGGCGCCCACGCTCACCTGGAAGGACTGCGATATCTCGGGCAGCACGCCCGCGACGACGAAACTATCGGTTCCGAGGGCGAACATGCCCAGCGCTAGAATTACAAGGCGGCGGTCCATGGCGAAGCTCCTGCGGGTTCGAGCGCCGGGATGCGGCGGGATCCAGATCGAGAAGGCCAGCGGCCGCCCGACTTATCTATCTGGTGATAGATAGATTGCTTGTAATTCGCTCGCCGCGGTCCTGTCAACATCTATCTATCGATAGGCAGATAATTAATGATAGCTTCATTCTGCCCCGGCGCAGCCACGGGTTCCTGGAACCAAGCTTGCGATTCGGCCTCCATTGAGCTATCTATCGAAAGGTAGACGCAGGAGCGAGCCACATGAGCGACATGAAGACGGCGATCTTGGACGCGGCCGAAAAGCGGATTCAGGCAGGCGGATTCGGTGGATTCAGCTTTCGGGAGATCGCCGAGGACGTCGGCATCAAGAGCTCGAGCGTCCACTACCACTTTCCCACGAAGGAAGACCTCGCTGCCGAGGTCGTCCGCCGTTGGGCCGATCGCACCTCCGGCAATATCGATAGGGAGTTCGCGAAAGACCCGAATCCGAAACGCGTCTGGGCCAAGGCGTTCCGCGGAACGGCGTTCTCGAAAGCCCACATGTGTCCGTGCACGATCCTCGGCGCGTCCTCGCAGGATCTGCCGAAGCCCGTCGCTGCCGAAGTGAAGCGGTTCTTCAAGATGTGCCAGGACAAGATGCTCGCCCAAGGCATGTCCGCGGACGACGCCAGCGAATTCCTGTCCACGATTATCGGCGCGCTGGTCGTCGCGAACGCGCTGCGCGACAGCGGGGAGTACGATCGCGCGACTGCGACTTTTCGGGTCGAGGAAAAGACTGCGGCCTGACGTCCATCGGTCCGACGATCGTCTTGCGATCGTCGGGTCTCGACGGTGACGACGCATAGGAAGCCTCCAGCGTGACGGGAAGGGGCGCCGATGCCGGTCGTGGCGGCGCTCGCGTGGTCGTTCGGCGGCGATCGATTGCCGCGCCTTCCGAAATCACGATCCGGTCGGCCCTATGATGTTCGACAAGAAGGTCGCTCCATATTGGTGGAGGATGGACCTCACACGATCGTCGGGGGCGCCGTAGACTGAAAAGCGTGACGGGCTACAGGCTTCCGCGAAGCGTTCGGAGAAGGCGCGACCGAAGTTGTCCGCGTGCGCGATCAGGCCGTCCGAATCTCTGTAGCGTTCGTAGATGTGACAAATCGATCGATCCGCGTTCAGCGAATATCGATATTCGACGGTGCCCGGTTCGTCTTCCATCGTCGCCATGAGATCGCGCGCGACGGAGACGAACTCTTCTGTCTTTCCCGGATTGATCTTGACCTCGTAGATCCAAAAGATCTGCTCCGGAGGAGCAAACTTCTTGCTCATTTCTTTTCTCCTTCGAAGAGGGACTCAGCGGTTCGGACGAAAGATCACTTTTCCCCGAAGCTTCGAGGCAAGTGCGAGCGCCTCGACGTATTGATCGAGCCCGAACTCGCCGACGGTCGGCAACGCGATGGCGCCCGACGCGACGAGCGGCGCCAACTCCGCGTACATACCCTCCAGCCTTTCCACGTTCCCGGGCACCTTGAGCCAGTTCATGATCCAGAAGCCGTGCAGCGATTGGCCGTTGAAGATGATCGGCACGTTGTTGATCGGAGACAGTTCGCCGCTCATGCCGCTCCAGATGACGAGTTTGCCGTAGAGGCCGAGGCGATCGAGCAGGCGCTGAGTCGTCGCGCCACCGACACCATCGAGCACGAGCGGAAACTTCGATAGCCCTGTCGCCTTTGCGATGCGCGCTGGAAGATCCGGACTGTCGACTAGGACGACGTCGCCACCGAGCGCCTTCAGTTCGTCGACCAGTTCGGGGCGGCGGACCAGATTGACCGTACGATAGCCGCGCCCCTTGGCGATCGGGATGATCGCGCGGCCGACGGCCGAATTCGCAGCCGTCGAGATCAGCCAGTCGCCTGGCTTGAGCGTCACGAAGTCGGTCAGCAGCAGCAGCGCGGTCACCGGATTCATACCGAGCATCGAAAGCTGGTTGACGTCGCCGTCCGGAAGCGGTCGAAGCCCGGACGCATCCGTCTTCAATCTGGTGACCCAGGCTTTCCCGTTGATCGGAACCAGCGTGCGATCCCCGACCTTCAGATGCTTGACGTTTGGACCGACCGCCGCGACACGACCGACCCCCGTGCAGCCTACGAAGTGCGGCAACGGCGGTAATTCGCCGTAGATGCCGGCGATGATGTACTGGTCGGTCGGCTCGATCGGCGAAGCTTCCACGTCGATGATGATCTCGTTCGCTCCCGGAGGGGACGGGTCCGGAAGCTCGACGAGCTTCAGCACATCGGCGGGAGCTCCGTAGCCGGTAAGTTGAAGACCTTTCATGACAAATCTCCTCGCTGGGGATGCGTGCGAGAGACGGAACGTTGTCTCCCGCACCGGGATCAACAGGCCGTAGCGATACGAACACCGCCAGGCCTTGGCCGCCGCTTACTTGCTTAAGATCTGCGCATCGAAGGCAACGTCCTGGACGAGGACGACGGTGCAATTCTCCGAGAAGCACTCGGTGATATGGGGTTCACCGCCCTTCTGGAACCAATAGGATCCGGCACTCAGATGCTTGATCTCGCTGCCGGGGCGGTAGTTCGCCATGACGCCGGAAATCACGACCGCGTAGTAATCGCCGGTGTGGGTGTGTAGCGCGCTCTTGAAGCCCTTCGGAAACTTGGTGATCGTGGCGTGAGGTCCCGAAGCCACCTTGCCGTAGGCGTCCGACACCATGATGTCCCTGTTGGAATGATCGTCGGGACGGCGGGGTCCGTAGGCGGCAAATCCAGAATCCGCGAAGGTCATATCTTCGAATGGGATTTCGAGCGAGTTGGTCGCCTCGGGCAGTTTCGCAGTCTGCTCGGAAGCCAAGGCAGGGGCGCTGAAAAGCGAGGTGGCAGTAGCGGCGACGACCAGCGCGTTTCGGATGAAAGTGTTTGTCATGACGGTATCTCCTTTGGGTGAGGGGCCGCAAAATTGCAGCCTGGCTCGGGTGGCAAGAGAGGCGGAAGCTGACGAGACAGTCCGAAGATGGGCTTGCGAGAAGCGATGCGTTCGCCGGGGATCAATGGCCCGCAGTCCGACCTCCATCCACGTAGTGAATCTCGCCGGTCACGTAGTCGGCATCCTCTAGATAGTTGATGGCCCGCACGACATCCTCGATCTTGCCGTTGCGGTTGAGCGGCGAGAAAGACTTCAGATCATCCGGGTTCGATCCATCGTGAAGCGGCGTGATGACGATACCGAGCGAGATGGTGTTGACGCGGATGTTGCTGGAAGCGAGCTCCATCGCGAGTCCTCGCGTGGCGGCGACGCCGGCACCCTTCGTCAGCGAGGCGAGGACGGCCGGCACGGTCTGGAGCGCATGCTCAACGAGGCTCGTCGAGATCTGGACGATGTGACCTCCGCCCTGCCTCTTCATAGCGGGCACCGCGGCCTGCGTTGCGAAGAACACGCTGTCGAGGTTGGTCGACATCACGCGTCGGTAGAGATCCTCGGAGATGCCCTCGATCGGACCGGGACGCCATATGCCGGCGTTGTTGATCAGCGTGTCGACGCGGCCGAAGCGTTCGAGCGCGGTCCGGACGACTTTCCTGGCGATCTCCGGTTCGCCGACGTCGCCGGCGACGGTGACGTAGTCGGGGTCGCTCGAAGGCGCGATCGACCTTGAATTTCCGACCGCACGCCAACCTCGTTCCCGATAGGCCTTCACGAAGGCCTCGCCGAGTCCCTGCGACGCGCCGGTCACCACGACGACTTTGCGTTCAGTTGCCATATGTCACTTGCCTTGCTGTAGGGGCCCGCCGTGAGCGGGCGCTCTCGGATCCACCTCGAAAGTCGTCAAGCGACCTTCAGCTTCTTGAGCTGATCCAGACCGATGCCGGCGATCACCTGTTCCTGTATCGGCTGGATTGCGGAGTTGGCCGCATCGGCGCCGAACGCCAGGCCGACGACCACGCGTTCGGGACGCTTGCCGCGGGGCGTCCCGACCAGCTTGGCGATCGCTTCCGCCGTGTCGTGCGGATTCGGAGCGTCGGGGCCGGAGAACACGCCGCCGAGGAAATCGACGAGCTTGCCGGGAAGAGCGGCGACCTCGCCGTACTTGTCGGCCCGACCGGGGTCGGAGGGCTTCTGAACCGCCGCCCACAGATTCGTCGGGAACGGACCAGGCTGCACCAGCACGACGTCGATTCCCAGTTGCGAAAGTTCGTATCGGTAGCCCTCGGTCAGGGCTTCCACGGCGTGCTTGGAGGCACCGTAGAGACCGTAGAAGGGCAGCGTCAGCCGGCCCAGGATCGAACCGACGTTGACGATCAGGCCGGATTTGTTCGCCTGCATCTGCGGCACGACCGCCCGGATCATGCGCTGGACGCCGAACACGTTCACCTCGAACATCTCGCGCACCTGTTCCGGAGTGAAGGCCTCCGCGAGACCTCCCGAGGCGATGCCCGCGTTGTTGACGAGTACGTCCAGCCTGCCGTCGGTCTTGCCCAACAGCGTCTTCACGGCGGCATCGACGCTCGCGTTGTTCGTGACGTCGAGCTCAAGGGTCTCGATGCCCTTCGCCTGCAGTTCTTTCGCCACTTCGCGATTGCGCCCGTCCATATCCCGCATGGTCGCGAATACGCGATGACCACCGGCGGCCAACGTATTTGCGAGGTCTTTGCCGAAACCGTTCGACGTTCCGGTGATGAGGATGGTATCAGACATGGTCGTTCTTTCTCTTCAGCTTTTCGATTTCGCAGGATTTCGGGATCAGGCCGCGGCCTTCATGCGCTGCAGGGCTTCGTCGGTCGTCCAGACCGCGTTCGCCATGAAGCGGTAGTTCACCATCGCCGCCGTGTAGCCGTCGCCTTCCTCGTTCACGCCGGCGGCCACCGCATCGCGGACCATCGCGACCTCGAAGCCCGCCTCGATGACGTCGCGCATGTGCGACTCCAGACAGATGTTCGCGACGGGACCCGCCATGATCACTTGTTCGACACGGCGCATGCGCAGCTGCTTGATCACGTCGTTCGACTCGCACCCGAAGACCTTGTGCGGCGACGTGTTGCAGGTGTGCCCGTCCAGCAGGTACTTCTTGAACGGTTCGTAGTAGTCCGCCCTCGAGCCCTTGAAGCCCTCGAGATCGACCGGGTCCTTGCGGCCGCAAAAGCCGATGCCGCCGAGATAGTGGCCGATCGCTCCGGGCGGCACTGTCCACTGCAGGTCCGTCGGGTAGTACCAGTGCGGCGAGTGCACAATGAAGTAGCCGAGCTCCTGCGCGGTCTTGAGAAGCCTCTCCAGGTTGCCGACGACGTTGCGCTTCTTCAGCGCATCCTCGATCAGCGCGTAGTAGGTCCCCGACCCCTTCTCTTCGAGGAATTCATTCTGAATGTCGGCGAGGACGAGAGCGACGCGCCTCTTCTCGCCGAGCCTCATCTCCGGATTGCGATGGGTAAATTCGAGCATCTTCATCTCCGATGGGGGAAACCGGTGCGGCAATCCATCTATCTATCAACAGGTAGGTGTTTTTCACCGAGCGGTCAACGGCTATCTACCGATAGAGAGTCGAAACTTGCGTGACGCAGGCGGGCTTACGTTTGGGCGCGGAGGCGAGGTTTTAATTCCGTCGCCACAGGAGCTTCTCCATTGTCTCCATTCGCCGCATCTTGGGAGCTGATTGAAACCGGAGAAGTCTCAGGGTTCTTGTCTCCCGGCGCCCGATTTGAACGACCAAACCGTTCCATGAACCGGGGAGTGACGGCGCCCCGGAGCGTGTTCTGATCGCCGGACTGCCGCGTCCCTATCGCTTGATAGACAAAAAGCTTGCGACGGGGCCTGGAACAATGTATCTATCTATCGAAAGATAGATGGGAGTGTGCCATGAGCAGCATCGCAGAGTCCATCTTGGACGCAGCCGAGCGTCGAATGCGCGGCGGCGGCTTCAACGGCTTCAGCTTCCGGGAAGTCGCGGACGATGTCGGCATCAAGAGTTCGAGCGTGCACTATCATTTCCCCACGAAGGAGAAGCTCGCCGCAGCGGTCGTGCACAGATATGCCGACCGGCTAGGCGAGCGGATAGACAGAGAACTGGCGGGCGGCGTCGATCCCTACGACGTGCTGACGAACGCCTTCCGGGGCACCGTTCTCTCGGCCAATAGGATGTGTCCGGTAACGGTTCTTGGAGCCGGATCGCTGGGTCTGCCGGAAGAGGTCGCGGCGGAGGTAAGGCGCTTCTTCAGGATGTGCCTGGGCAAGCTGGTCGGCGCAGGACTCCTGCCGGACGAGGCGACCGAACTCCTTGCGATCATCACCGGCGGGATGGTCGTATCGGCGGCTTTGAACGACTCCACGACGTACGATCGAGCCACCGTGAAGTTGTGGCGGTCGCATCGGGCCATTTGAAGCCCGACGTTCCTCGCCACCATCCCGCTGCGGGGCTACGGAGCGCGCATCGATCGCATCGCGCGCGATCCATGTCGTCGG from Bradyrhizobium sp. B124 includes:
- a CDS encoding DUF4437 domain-containing protein — translated: MTNTFIRNALVVAATATSLFSAPALASEQTAKLPEATNSLEIPFEDMTFADSGFAAYGPRRPDDHSNRDIMVSDAYGKVASGPHATITKFPKGFKSALHTHTGDYYAVVISGVMANYRPGSEIKHLSAGSYWFQKGGEPHITECFSENCTVVLVQDVAFDAQILSK
- a CDS encoding antibiotic biosynthesis monooxygenase, whose product is MSKKFAPPEQIFWIYEVKINPGKTEEFVSVARDLMATMEDEPGTVEYRYSLNADRSICHIYERYRDSDGLIAHADNFGRAFSERFAEACSPSRFSVYGAPDDRVRSILHQYGATFLSNIIGPTGS
- a CDS encoding DNA methyltransferase; the protein is MHERAASRLKVRFKRLNSGLRAHQERLGCPTQKPTGLLERIIAAASNEGDTILDPSCGCGTMVEAAEG
- a CDS encoding TetR/AcrR family transcriptional regulator; this encodes MSDMKTAILDAAEKRIQAGGFGGFSFREIAEDVGIKSSSVHYHFPTKEDLAAEVVRRWADRTSGNIDREFAKDPNPKRVWAKAFRGTAFSKAHMCPCTILGASSQDLPKPVAAEVKRFFKMCQDKMLAQGMSADDASEFLSTIIGALVVANALRDSGEYDRATATFRVEEKTAA
- a CDS encoding isocitrate lyase/phosphoenolpyruvate mutase family protein, with the translated sequence MSQIEKAKVFAALHVKGRPMVLYNAWDAGSAKAIADAGAKAIATSSWAVAAAQGFKDGEDLPIAMAEQIVSRIVATIDKPVTMDFEGGYSEDNGGLAQNIERILDLGIVGINFEDRVVKGKGLYGVDRQASRISAIRDVADRKGIPLFINARTDVYLGNGDDVEEALRRGKAYANAGASGFFVPGVSVPDHIRRLASETPIPVNVMVMDGVPSNDELAKLGVARVSYGALPYADSMSTLRQKAGNLFS
- a CDS encoding MFS transporter, encoding MDRRLVILALGMFALGTDSFVVAGVLPEISQSFQVSVGAAGQLTTVYAIAYALLSPTAAAVFAHVERKKLMLSGLGIFIFANLATAWAPNFAFALVARALAGLGAAIYAPTATGSGASLMPPEKRGFALSIVIAGLTFSTALGSPIGTLIGGLADWRWTMVFVSAISVVAALGITVSLKDIPTPPSISLKQRLAPFADRRIGLTLLTTFFFQAGNFALYTYFAVIFGRVTHGNTLILGLLLVLWGVSGTVMNLVGGRLVDTIGTRKVLVVMSVALIAVTATLSWTSAALATAIVAVVVHGATSWGQLAAQQHRLVSIMPTAVPIVLGLNTSATYVGVASAGVIGGASLTLIGAQSIGWISMVLYVGALIVAEIVHRLIAAGASSDKKAERAEAPAFAAR
- a CDS encoding SDR family NAD(P)-dependent oxidoreductase translates to MATERKVVVVTGASQGLGEAFVKAYRERGWRAVGNSRSIAPSSDPDYVTVAGDVGEPEIARKVVRTALERFGRVDTLINNAGIWRPGPIEGISEDLYRRVMSTNLDSVFFATQAAVPAMKRQGGGHIVQISTSLVEHALQTVPAVLASLTKGAGVAATRGLAMELASSNIRVNTISLGIVITPLHDGSNPDDLKSFSPLNRNGKIEDVVRAINYLEDADYVTGEIHYVDGGRTAGH
- a CDS encoding transglutaminase family protein, giving the protein MTIFTVHHTTIYRYQNPVRPGRHQLLFRPRDSFDQRLISYRLAVSPEAAETRWIHDAFGNCLTLFDFDSKTTLLRFETEIRVDHTPEKSPDFRIEDYARTHPFEYDKEELPDLLPYIRGHHADAAIDAWLDKFVTRTAPIPTGKLLMTLNEAVAQSFSYKRRSSRGTQTPAETIMRQEGTCRDFALLMMEAARSLGFAARFVTGYVYLHDRDGPLRLGGGSTHVWCQIYVPGSGWVEFDPTNGIVGNRDLIRVGVSRTPAQAVPLSGSFWGDAEDELEMEVSVNVKTG
- a CDS encoding TetR/AcrR family transcriptional regulator, whose protein sequence is MSSIAESILDAAERRMRGGGFNGFSFREVADDVGIKSSSVHYHFPTKEKLAAAVVHRYADRLGERIDRELAGGVDPYDVLTNAFRGTVLSANRMCPVTVLGAGSLGLPEEVAAEVRRFFRMCLGKLVGAGLLPDEATELLAIITGGMVVSAALNDSTTYDRATVKLWRSHRAI
- a CDS encoding cysteine hydrolase family protein, translated to MLEFTHRNPEMRLGEKRRVALVLADIQNEFLEEKGSGTYYALIEDALKKRNVVGNLERLLKTAQELGYFIVHSPHWYYPTDLQWTVPPGAIGHYLGGIGFCGRKDPVDLEGFKGSRADYYEPFKKYLLDGHTCNTSPHKVFGCESNDVIKQLRMRRVEQVIMAGPVANICLESHMRDVIEAGFEVAMVRDAVAAGVNEEGDGYTAAMVNYRFMANAVWTTDEALQRMKAAA
- a CDS encoding SDR family oxidoreductase, producing the protein MSDTILITGTSNGFGKDLANTLAAGGHRVFATMRDMDGRNREVAKELQAKGIETLELDVTNNASVDAAVKTLLGKTDGRLDVLVNNAGIASGGLAEAFTPEQVREMFEVNVFGVQRMIRAVVPQMQANKSGLIVNVGSILGRLTLPFYGLYGASKHAVEALTEGYRYELSQLGIDVVLVQPGPFPTNLWAAVQKPSDPGRADKYGEVAALPGKLVDFLGGVFSGPDAPNPHDTAEAIAKLVGTPRGKRPERVVVGLAFGADAANSAIQPIQEQVIAGIGLDQLKKLKVA
- a CDS encoding zinc-dependent alcohol dehydrogenase family protein, with product MKGLQLTGYGAPADVLKLVELPDPSPPGANEIIIDVEASPIEPTDQYIIAGIYGELPPLPHFVGCTGVGRVAAVGPNVKHLKVGDRTLVPINGKAWVTRLKTDASGLRPLPDGDVNQLSMLGMNPVTALLLLTDFVTLKPGDWLISTAANSAVGRAIIPIAKGRGYRTVNLVRRPELVDELKALGGDVVLVDSPDLPARIAKATGLSKFPLVLDGVGGATTQRLLDRLGLYGKLVIWSGMSGELSPINNVPIIFNGQSLHGFWIMNWLKVPGNVERLEGMYAELAPLVASGAIALPTVGEFGLDQYVEALALASKLRGKVIFRPNR